In Actinomycetota bacterium, a genomic segment contains:
- a CDS encoding phosphoribosyltransferase family protein translates to MTPYSSFTEVGRLLGVEVLALGPFLDPCVIGLNARGQLVGSAVAIALGVPLDAVAILKSGGSVTTTQLPETVSRTVVVVDDGVESGTAARAVGRAIRASGASSIVLAVPVCPAQQLGELAGIYDQVVVLHVCTDQLPLAGHYLDFDLLS, encoded by the coding sequence GTGACCCCATATTCGAGTTTCACCGAAGTCGGCCGCCTACTCGGCGTTGAAGTCTTGGCATTGGGCCCATTTCTGGACCCATGTGTCATAGGGCTCAATGCGCGCGGTCAGCTGGTCGGCAGTGCTGTCGCAATAGCTCTGGGCGTTCCACTTGACGCAGTAGCCATCCTGAAATCAGGTGGCAGCGTTACCACAACGCAACTGCCCGAGACTGTCAGTCGAACTGTTGTTGTCGTCGATGACGGAGTCGAATCTGGCACGGCCGCGCGTGCAGTCGGACGGGCCATTCGGGCATCGGGCGCCTCGAGCATCGTTCTTGCAGTGCCGGTATGCCCAGCGCAACAGCTGGGAGAGTTGGCAGGAATCTACGACCAAGTTGTCGTGCTGCACGTGTGCACAGACCAATTGCCATTGGCAGGGCACTATCTGGATTTCGACCTTCTCTCGTAG
- a CDS encoding glycine--tRNA ligase, which translates to MAADRVDAVVNLCKRRGFAFQSSEIYGGSRSAWDYGPNGVELKDNVRRQWWQYMVRGREDVIGLDSSIILAPQVWEASGHVNAFVDPLTECKKCNRRWRADQLLEQYEEKHGRPPANGLADITCTNCGNKGEFTEPRDFNGMLRTTVGPVEDAGAVHYLRPETAQGIFVNYLNVMNAARKKPPFGIGQTGKSFRNEITPGNFIFRTREFEQMEMEFFVKPGTDEDWHEYWLKQRWDWYVDLGLDPENMRFFEHPKEKLSHYSKRTVDIEYRFRFAGSEWAELEGIANRTDFDLTTHGQHSGTDLSYFDQESEERWMPYVIEPAAGLTRAVLAFLLDSYDEDQAPNSKGGVDTRTVLRLDPRLAPVKVAVLPLSRNADLSPKAKDLAAELRKRWNVEFDDAGAIGRRYRRQDEIGTPFCVTVDFDTLEDQAVTVRERDTMQQERIGLDALPAWLAVRLPSY; encoded by the coding sequence ATGGCCGCCGATCGTGTTGATGCAGTTGTCAATCTCTGCAAGCGCCGAGGATTCGCCTTTCAGTCCTCCGAGATCTATGGCGGTAGCCGGTCTGCATGGGACTACGGCCCCAACGGTGTTGAGCTCAAGGACAATGTCCGTCGCCAGTGGTGGCAGTACATGGTGCGCGGTCGTGAAGATGTCATCGGACTTGATTCTTCGATCATCCTTGCCCCGCAGGTGTGGGAGGCATCAGGTCACGTCAATGCCTTCGTGGACCCGCTGACTGAATGCAAGAAGTGCAACCGTCGCTGGCGTGCCGATCAGCTCCTTGAGCAGTACGAGGAGAAGCACGGACGCCCACCGGCAAATGGACTTGCTGACATCACGTGCACCAACTGTGGCAACAAGGGAGAGTTCACCGAACCCCGCGACTTCAACGGAATGCTGCGCACCACCGTTGGCCCAGTTGAAGATGCCGGCGCCGTCCACTACCTGCGTCCAGAGACAGCGCAGGGTATCTTCGTCAATTACCTCAATGTGATGAACGCAGCGCGCAAGAAGCCTCCCTTTGGCATCGGACAGACGGGCAAGAGCTTTCGCAACGAGATCACTCCTGGCAACTTCATCTTCCGCACGCGTGAGTTCGAGCAGATGGAGATGGAATTCTTCGTAAAGCCGGGAACCGACGAGGATTGGCACGAGTACTGGTTGAAGCAGCGCTGGGATTGGTATGTCGATCTCGGACTGGATCCAGAGAACATGCGCTTCTTTGAGCACCCCAAAGAGAAGCTCTCGCACTATTCCAAGCGCACTGTCGACATCGAGTACCGCTTCAGATTCGCCGGCTCTGAGTGGGCCGAGCTCGAGGGCATCGCCAACCGAACGGACTTTGACCTCACCACGCATGGTCAGCACTCCGGCACGGACTTGTCGTACTTTGACCAAGAGTCCGAAGAGCGTTGGATGCCGTATGTCATTGAGCCTGCGGCTGGACTGACCCGCGCAGTGCTCGCATTTCTCCTGGACTCATACGACGAAGATCAGGCGCCAAACTCCAAGGGCGGAGTTGACACCAGAACAGTGCTGCGGCTTGATCCTCGCCTGGCTCCAGTGAAGGTTGCTGTGCTGCCTTTGTCTCGCAACGCTGATCTCTCGCCGAAGGCCAAGGATCTGGCCGCTGAACTGCGCAAGCGCTGGAATGTGGAGTTTGACGATGCCGGCGCCATTGGACGCCGCTATCGCCGACAGGACGAGATCGGCACTCCCTTTTGCGTCACGGTCGACTTTGACACTCTTGAAGACCAAGCGGTCACCGTTCGCGAGCGCGACACCATGCAGCAGGAGCGCATCGGACTTGACGCCTTGCCTGCGTGGCTGGCAGTTCGACTGCCCTCCTACTAG
- a CDS encoding antibiotic biosynthesis monooxygenase, with the protein MSELQTDSSAPILLMINRFRVPAELSARFAEDARTALATFAESAGFIDGAIAQATDETDLRLVTTRWQDVGSYRRALSRFEVKISAVPLLSQAIDESSAFEAVYVISDGVATAVASGRAADADVIGLGSASAAIVPPVQL; encoded by the coding sequence GTGAGTGAATTGCAGACTGACTCTAGTGCGCCCATCTTGCTGATGATCAACCGCTTTCGGGTGCCCGCTGAGCTGAGTGCACGGTTCGCCGAAGACGCCCGGACAGCGCTGGCAACCTTCGCGGAGAGTGCTGGATTCATCGATGGGGCCATTGCGCAGGCAACCGATGAGACTGATCTTCGGCTGGTCACCACCCGTTGGCAGGACGTCGGTTCCTACCGTCGCGCACTGTCGCGATTCGAAGTAAAGATTTCGGCAGTGCCGCTGCTGTCGCAGGCCATCGACGAATCCTCGGCATTCGAAGCTGTGTACGTCATCAGTGACGGGGTTGCCACAGCTGTTGCCTCCGGACGTGCCGCTGATGCCGACGTCATCGGATTAGGCAGTGCATCAGCTGCGATTGTCCCTCCCGTACAGCTGTGA